In a genomic window of Cardiocondyla obscurior isolate alpha-2009 linkage group LG08, Cobs3.1, whole genome shotgun sequence:
- the Hcs gene encoding biotin--protein ligase isoform X2: MLLTFLYIIATIMQARRLTYIKATLDAIFEKSRKRPSIALKIDPSITLKPSRRKKKDRLGHHVGDKFLSCQLCTNNYCSRLGDLVSYNENTRLYTIYPEQKVDLSKRWLTYPRESLFPLYTSNCHQNLNESNLHFLVEVYIETYGSKASTTSAKLEDYGLITAWTMYNKNMSFILKTDVGHITEFMSGIMRGQYYINNGLFVTRVLSVLVSGTPLAYSDTGYLDPPKDKNSFYALCEAVEDKYFQDMPKIARVRGMSIQSQDKATEFTDEFFEEVKKDIDTKSYSAPATCASSPTKKYGLGLARTPYNLKYLPENVLFAVTGCSSENDFTNVHLPKDTEKKENVNISNEEFKPVEEIKPTKEVDFKKPELVEEEKIFSKVLVKPPNVLICTNSRSPDTIDNLKNLLAKVLEADRYVIHIFDWDYERCKAWMDEVTLVVLCGNATAELNTHLVEYIIRGGKLLALCSDMLNILLPSFKIAEVRENELVHFSYGKWKRVRMMHHVFCYHASPLRTRFSQDHEDARGFAQNTPSSTSIKDRRGNLHSFDVKVLGKEETWHSPSILLATLPSSGGKVVFSQIHLEIDPMQYEYEEDKFDVLKKSNTARLEIISDLLSTHLGLEVKRDTNQPSIQFTPGFFLGKFEMKMKLFEKLKNEMNENNELIIEKKIKFCADNEDMQLSAIKVQFCTKSEDARSPSATFLPIMMHMCPPNFSTVDYFENLYTKELGRLVIYTDVLSSSMNVIQVPLEHGLAVITRQQTNGRGRYSNKWLSPKGCAMFTLQVYISATSTVGRFISILQHVTAVALVSAIRSIKEYEDIDLRIKWPNDVYIGNSIKIGGIIVSTTVVHSQAIFSCNIGAGINLSNSKPTSCINDAILQHNQKYGTKLETFSFEKYLALVFNELELLLDILQSGNTEHFYQLYYKYWLHTNSNVMVTFINGRRENVTILGIDEYGYLLVQGQKGMFTVHSDENTFDVFKGLIVPK; the protein is encoded by the exons ATGCTGTTAacgtttctttatataatagCCACCATCATGCAAGCACGAAGATTAACATACATTAAAGCGACCTTAGACGCTATCTTCGAGAAAAGTCGAAAGCGTCCTTCCATTGCGCTTAAGATCGACCCTTCTATTACGCTTAAACCGTCTCGCCGTAAGAAAAAAG ACCGACTGGGACACCATGTGGGTGATAAATTTCTGAGCTGTCAATTATGCACCAACAATTATTGCTCGAGACTTGGTGATTTGGTGTCCTACAATGAAAACACGAGATTATACACCATATATCCCGAA CAAAAGGTGGATCTGTCCAAAAGATGGTTAACCTACCCACGTGAAAGTTTATTTCCCCTGTACACAAGTAACTGCCATCAGAATCTGAACGAGTCTAATTTGCACTTTCTCGTGGAGGTATACATTGAAACGTATGGATCTAAGGCCTCGACGACTTCTGCAAAA CTCGAAGATTATGGTCTAATCACAGCGTGGACgatgtacaataaaaatatgagcTTTATTTTGAAAACAGATGTAGGACATATTACGGAATTCATGTCTGGGATCATGAGAGGacaatattacattaataatggCTTATTTGTAACACGTGTTCTAT ctGTTTTGGTATCGGGAACACCACTTGCTTACAGCGATACCGGATACCTTGACCCACCGAAGGATAAAA atagcTTTTATGCATTGTGCGAAGCGGTAGAGGACAAGTATTTCCAAGACATGCCTAAAATCGCCAGAGTACGCGGCATGAGCATACAGTCGCAAGACAAAGCCACCGAGTTCACAGACGAGTTCTTTGAGGAAGTGAAGAAAGACATTG atactaAATCTTATTCCGCGCCGGCGACATGCGCTTCATCTCCAACCAAGAAGTACGGATTGGGATTGGCAAGAACTCCGTATAATCTTAAGTATTTACCAGAGAATGTACTGTTCGCTGTAACTGGGTGTTCATCCGAGAATGATTTTACTAACGTTCACTTGCCGAAAgacacagaaaaaaaagagaatgttAATATTAGCAATGAAGAATTTAAACCTGTTGAGGAAATCAAGCCTACCAAAGAAGTTgattttaa aaaGCCCGAACTGGTGGAGGAAGAGAAAATCTTTAGCAAAGTCTTAGTCAAACCACCAAATGTGCTCATTTGTACAAATTCAAGATCTCCCGATACAATAGACAacctaaaaaatttattagcgaAAGTATTGGAAGCAGATAG atacgtTATCCATATATTCGACTGGGACTACGAGCGCTGTAAAGCTTGGATGGACGAAGTTACCCTAGTTGTCCTTTGCGGAAACGCGACCGCGGAGCTTAATACTCATCTTGTGGAGTACATAATACGTGGAGGCAAACTCTTAGCGTTGTGCTCCGATATGCTGAACATTTTGCTACCGTCATTCAAGATTGCGGAAGTGCGCGAGAACGAGCTCGTCCACTTCTCGTACGGTAAATGGAAACGAGTGCGCATGATGCATCACGTTTTCTGCTATCACGCGTCCCCTTTACGAACTCGATTTTCTCAGGATCACGAAGACGCTAG agGGTTCGCGCAGAACACTCCGTCGTCGACTAGTATCAAGGATAGACGAGGAAACCTACACTCATTTGACGTGAAGGTATTagggaaggaagaaacgtggcACAGTCCAAGCATACTGCTTGCAACTTTGCCCAGCAGCGGCGGCAAAGTGGTGTTCTCCCAAATTCACTTAGAAATTGATCCGATGCAATACGAGTACGAGGAGGACAAATTCGATGTgctaaaaaaaagtaacaccGCACGTCTTGAGATAATCAGCGACCTTCTTAGTACCCATTTAGGGCTGGAGGTGAAGCGTGACACAAATCAACCGTCTATACAATTCACTCCTGGTTTCTTTTTAGGAAAATTTGAg atGAAAATGAAACTGTTTGAAAAACTGAAAAACGAAATGAATGagaataatgaattaataatagagaaaaaaattaaattctgcgCAGACAACGAAGATATGCAACTGTCAGCAATAAAGGTTCAATTTTGTACGAAAAGTGAAGACGCGCGATCACCATCGGCCACTTTTCTTCCTATCATGATGCATATGTGTCCACCTAATTTTTCAACCGTAGATTATTTTGAG aatcTTTATACAAAGGAACTAGGACGTTTAGTAATATATACGGATGTTTTATCATCGTCTATGAACGTGATTCAAGTCCCATTAGAACACGGGCTGGCGGTCATCACGCGGCAACAAACTAATGGACGAG GGCGATATTCCAATAAATGGCTTAGTCCAAAAGGTTGTGCCATGTTCACTTTGCAAGTTTATATTTCTGCAACGTCAACTGTCGGCCGTTTTATATCGATTCTTCAACACGTTACCGCTGTGGCACTTGTATCAGCTATAAGATCCATTAAAGAATACGAG GATATTGATCTCAGAATTAAGTGGCCTAACGACGTCTATATTGGAAATTCAATTAAGATTGGTGGTATAATCGTGTCTACGACGGTAGTGCACAGTCAAGCAATATTTTCTTGCAACATTG GTGCTGGCATAAATCTCTCCAATAGCAAGCCCACGTCTTGCATTAATGACGCGATTTTGCAGCATAATCAAAAATATGGTACAAAACTGGAAACGTTTAGCTTTGAGAAGTATTTGGCGCTGGTGTTTAATGAATTGGAACTTTTGTTAGATATTCTACAAAGCGGAAACACGGAACACTTCTATcaactttattataaatattggCTGCATAc gaattCTAATGTTATGGTAACGTTTATAAATGGGAGAAGGGAAAACGTTACGATATTGGGCATCGACGAGTACGGATATCTGTTGGTGCAGGGCCAAAAGGGCATGTTCACTGTACATTCCGACGAGAACACTTTCGATGTTTTTAAGGGGTTAATAGtaccaaaataa
- the Hcs gene encoding biotin--protein ligase isoform X3: MLLTFLYIIATIMQARRLTYIKATLDAIFEKSRKRPSIALKIDPSITLKPSRRKKKDRLGHHVGDKFLSCQLCTNNYCSRLGDLVSYNENTRLYTIYPEQKVDLSKRWLTYPRESLFPLYTSNCHQNLNESNLHFLVEVYIETYGSKASTTSAKSKIYRAFMRAVLQLEDYGLITAWTMYNKNMSFILKTDVGHITEFMSGIMRGQYYINNGLFVTRVLSVLVSGTPLAYSDTGYLDPPKDKNSFYALCEAVEDKYFQDMPKIARVRGMSIQSQDKATEFTDEFFEEVKKDIDTKSYSAPATCASSPTKKYGLGLARTPYNLKYLPENVLFAVTGCSSENDFTNVHLPKDTEKKENVNISNEEFKPVEEIKPTKEVDFKKPELVEEEKIFSKVLVKPPNVLICTNSRSPDTIDNLKNLLAKVLEADRYVIHIFDWDYERCKAWMDEVTLVVLCGNATAELNTHLVEYIIRGGKLLALCSDMLNILLPSFKIAEVRENELVHFSYGKWKRVRMMHHVFCYHASPLRTRFSQDHEDARGFAQNTPSSTSIKDRRGNLHSFDVKVLGKEETWHSPSILLATLPSSGGKVVFSQIHLEIDPMQYEYEEDKFDVLKKSNTARLEIISDLLSTHLGLEVKRDTNQPSIQFTPGFFLGKFEMKMKLFEKLKNEMNENNELIIEKKIKFCADNEDMQLSAIKVQFCTKSEDARSPSATFLPIMMHMCPPNFSTVDYFENLYTKELGRLVIYTDVLSSSMNVIQVPLEHGLAVITRQQTNGRGRYSNKWLSPKGCAMFTLQVYISATSTVGRFISILQHVTAVALVSAIRSIKEYEDIDLRIKWPNDVYIGNSIKIGGIIVSTTVVHSQAIFSCNIGAGINLSNSKPTSCINDAILQHNQKYDILQSGNTEHFYQLYYKYWLHTNSNVMVTFINGRRENVTILGIDEYGYLLVQGQKGMFTVHSDENTFDVFKGLIVPK; this comes from the exons ATGCTGTTAacgtttctttatataatagCCACCATCATGCAAGCACGAAGATTAACATACATTAAAGCGACCTTAGACGCTATCTTCGAGAAAAGTCGAAAGCGTCCTTCCATTGCGCTTAAGATCGACCCTTCTATTACGCTTAAACCGTCTCGCCGTAAGAAAAAAG ACCGACTGGGACACCATGTGGGTGATAAATTTCTGAGCTGTCAATTATGCACCAACAATTATTGCTCGAGACTTGGTGATTTGGTGTCCTACAATGAAAACACGAGATTATACACCATATATCCCGAA CAAAAGGTGGATCTGTCCAAAAGATGGTTAACCTACCCACGTGAAAGTTTATTTCCCCTGTACACAAGTAACTGCCATCAGAATCTGAACGAGTCTAATTTGCACTTTCTCGTGGAGGTATACATTGAAACGTATGGATCTAAGGCCTCGACGACTTCTGCAAAA TCGAAGATTTACCGTGCCTTTATGCGCGCTGTTTTACAGCTCGAAGATTATGGTCTAATCACAGCGTGGACgatgtacaataaaaatatgagcTTTATTTTGAAAACAGATGTAGGACATATTACGGAATTCATGTCTGGGATCATGAGAGGacaatattacattaataatggCTTATTTGTAACACGTGTTCTAT ctGTTTTGGTATCGGGAACACCACTTGCTTACAGCGATACCGGATACCTTGACCCACCGAAGGATAAAA atagcTTTTATGCATTGTGCGAAGCGGTAGAGGACAAGTATTTCCAAGACATGCCTAAAATCGCCAGAGTACGCGGCATGAGCATACAGTCGCAAGACAAAGCCACCGAGTTCACAGACGAGTTCTTTGAGGAAGTGAAGAAAGACATTG atactaAATCTTATTCCGCGCCGGCGACATGCGCTTCATCTCCAACCAAGAAGTACGGATTGGGATTGGCAAGAACTCCGTATAATCTTAAGTATTTACCAGAGAATGTACTGTTCGCTGTAACTGGGTGTTCATCCGAGAATGATTTTACTAACGTTCACTTGCCGAAAgacacagaaaaaaaagagaatgttAATATTAGCAATGAAGAATTTAAACCTGTTGAGGAAATCAAGCCTACCAAAGAAGTTgattttaa aaaGCCCGAACTGGTGGAGGAAGAGAAAATCTTTAGCAAAGTCTTAGTCAAACCACCAAATGTGCTCATTTGTACAAATTCAAGATCTCCCGATACAATAGACAacctaaaaaatttattagcgaAAGTATTGGAAGCAGATAG atacgtTATCCATATATTCGACTGGGACTACGAGCGCTGTAAAGCTTGGATGGACGAAGTTACCCTAGTTGTCCTTTGCGGAAACGCGACCGCGGAGCTTAATACTCATCTTGTGGAGTACATAATACGTGGAGGCAAACTCTTAGCGTTGTGCTCCGATATGCTGAACATTTTGCTACCGTCATTCAAGATTGCGGAAGTGCGCGAGAACGAGCTCGTCCACTTCTCGTACGGTAAATGGAAACGAGTGCGCATGATGCATCACGTTTTCTGCTATCACGCGTCCCCTTTACGAACTCGATTTTCTCAGGATCACGAAGACGCTAG agGGTTCGCGCAGAACACTCCGTCGTCGACTAGTATCAAGGATAGACGAGGAAACCTACACTCATTTGACGTGAAGGTATTagggaaggaagaaacgtggcACAGTCCAAGCATACTGCTTGCAACTTTGCCCAGCAGCGGCGGCAAAGTGGTGTTCTCCCAAATTCACTTAGAAATTGATCCGATGCAATACGAGTACGAGGAGGACAAATTCGATGTgctaaaaaaaagtaacaccGCACGTCTTGAGATAATCAGCGACCTTCTTAGTACCCATTTAGGGCTGGAGGTGAAGCGTGACACAAATCAACCGTCTATACAATTCACTCCTGGTTTCTTTTTAGGAAAATTTGAg atGAAAATGAAACTGTTTGAAAAACTGAAAAACGAAATGAATGagaataatgaattaataatagagaaaaaaattaaattctgcgCAGACAACGAAGATATGCAACTGTCAGCAATAAAGGTTCAATTTTGTACGAAAAGTGAAGACGCGCGATCACCATCGGCCACTTTTCTTCCTATCATGATGCATATGTGTCCACCTAATTTTTCAACCGTAGATTATTTTGAG aatcTTTATACAAAGGAACTAGGACGTTTAGTAATATATACGGATGTTTTATCATCGTCTATGAACGTGATTCAAGTCCCATTAGAACACGGGCTGGCGGTCATCACGCGGCAACAAACTAATGGACGAG GGCGATATTCCAATAAATGGCTTAGTCCAAAAGGTTGTGCCATGTTCACTTTGCAAGTTTATATTTCTGCAACGTCAACTGTCGGCCGTTTTATATCGATTCTTCAACACGTTACCGCTGTGGCACTTGTATCAGCTATAAGATCCATTAAAGAATACGAG GATATTGATCTCAGAATTAAGTGGCCTAACGACGTCTATATTGGAAATTCAATTAAGATTGGTGGTATAATCGTGTCTACGACGGTAGTGCACAGTCAAGCAATATTTTCTTGCAACATTG GTGCTGGCATAAATCTCTCCAATAGCAAGCCCACGTCTTGCATTAATGACGCGATTTTGCAGCATAATCAAAAATATG ATATTCTACAAAGCGGAAACACGGAACACTTCTATcaactttattataaatattggCTGCATAc gaattCTAATGTTATGGTAACGTTTATAAATGGGAGAAGGGAAAACGTTACGATATTGGGCATCGACGAGTACGGATATCTGTTGGTGCAGGGCCAAAAGGGCATGTTCACTGTACATTCCGACGAGAACACTTTCGATGTTTTTAAGGGGTTAATAGtaccaaaataa
- the Coq5 gene encoding 2-methoxy-6-polyprenyl-1,4-benzoquinol methylase, mitochondrial, whose translation MAYEGLCMNVVRRSRILNRCLKAALIKHDYSKPAGVPFEDDKPTNFGFETVKESEKTEKVYSVFENVAKSYDLMNDVMSVGIHRIWKDIFIQELGPTHGTRLLDSAGGTGDITFRYINFLKNTPNPRNVRSHVTVCDINQHMLDVGKNRANALNLSQNNNCDIAWKQEDAEKLSFTDDSFSAYTIAFGVRNVTRIDKVLSEAYRVLQPGGRFLCLEFSHIDNQPLIQWLYDQYSFQIIPVMGHLIAGQWKSYQYLVESIRKFPKQEDFKNMIELAGFRNVTYQNLTFGMVAIHSGFKL comes from the exons ATGGCTTACGAGGGTCTCTGCATGAACGTCGTCAGGAGAAGCCGAATATTAAACAGATGTCTGAAAGCTGCTCTGATTAAACATGATTATTCGAAACCAGCCGGCGTGCCTTTTGAAGACGACAAGCCGACGAACTTTGGCTTTGAAACGGTTAAAGAGAGCGAAAAAACGGAGAAAG TGTACTCTGTATTCGAGAATGTGGCTAAGTCCTACGACTTGATGAACGATGTAATGAGCGTGGGGATCCATCGCATCTGGAAGGATATATTTATACAGGAATTGGGGCCCACTCACGGCACTCGTCTCTTGGATTCTGCTGGTGGCACGGGCGACATTACGTTTcggtacattaattttcttaagaACACACCGAACCCACGTAACGTGCGCAGTCACGTAACGGTGTGCGACATAAATCAGCATATGCTAGACGTTGGAAAGAATCGGGCAAACGCCCTAAATTTGTCACAGAACAATAATTGTGACATTGCGTGGAAACAGGAAGATGCAGAAAAGCTTTCTTTTACAGATGATTCTTTCTCTGCTTACACGATAGCGTTTGGTGTAAGAAATGTAACTCGTATCGATAAG GTGCTGTCTGAGGCGTACAGAGTATTGCAGCCAGGGGGGAGATTTTTGTGTCTAGAGTTTAGTCATATCGACAATCAACCTTTAATACAATG gtTGTATGATCAGTattcttttcaaataataCCCGTGATGGGACATTTAATCGCAGGCCAATGGAAGTCTTATCAATATCTCGTGGAAAGTATAAGAAAATTTCCAAAACAAGAGGATTTTAAg AATATGATCGAACTCGCAGGTTTCAGAAATGTGACTTATCAAAATCTTACGTTCGGTATGGTCGCCATTCATTCAGGATTTAAATTATGA
- the Hcs gene encoding biotin--protein ligase isoform X1: MLLTFLYIIATIMQARRLTYIKATLDAIFEKSRKRPSIALKIDPSITLKPSRRKKKDRLGHHVGDKFLSCQLCTNNYCSRLGDLVSYNENTRLYTIYPEQKVDLSKRWLTYPRESLFPLYTSNCHQNLNESNLHFLVEVYIETYGSKASTTSAKSKIYRAFMRAVLQLEDYGLITAWTMYNKNMSFILKTDVGHITEFMSGIMRGQYYINNGLFVTRVLSVLVSGTPLAYSDTGYLDPPKDKNSFYALCEAVEDKYFQDMPKIARVRGMSIQSQDKATEFTDEFFEEVKKDIDTKSYSAPATCASSPTKKYGLGLARTPYNLKYLPENVLFAVTGCSSENDFTNVHLPKDTEKKENVNISNEEFKPVEEIKPTKEVDFKKPELVEEEKIFSKVLVKPPNVLICTNSRSPDTIDNLKNLLAKVLEADRYVIHIFDWDYERCKAWMDEVTLVVLCGNATAELNTHLVEYIIRGGKLLALCSDMLNILLPSFKIAEVRENELVHFSYGKWKRVRMMHHVFCYHASPLRTRFSQDHEDARGFAQNTPSSTSIKDRRGNLHSFDVKVLGKEETWHSPSILLATLPSSGGKVVFSQIHLEIDPMQYEYEEDKFDVLKKSNTARLEIISDLLSTHLGLEVKRDTNQPSIQFTPGFFLGKFEMKMKLFEKLKNEMNENNELIIEKKIKFCADNEDMQLSAIKVQFCTKSEDARSPSATFLPIMMHMCPPNFSTVDYFENLYTKELGRLVIYTDVLSSSMNVIQVPLEHGLAVITRQQTNGRGRYSNKWLSPKGCAMFTLQVYISATSTVGRFISILQHVTAVALVSAIRSIKEYEDIDLRIKWPNDVYIGNSIKIGGIIVSTTVVHSQAIFSCNIGAGINLSNSKPTSCINDAILQHNQKYGTKLETFSFEKYLALVFNELELLLDILQSGNTEHFYQLYYKYWLHTNSNVMVTFINGRRENVTILGIDEYGYLLVQGQKGMFTVHSDENTFDVFKGLIVPK, translated from the exons ATGCTGTTAacgtttctttatataatagCCACCATCATGCAAGCACGAAGATTAACATACATTAAAGCGACCTTAGACGCTATCTTCGAGAAAAGTCGAAAGCGTCCTTCCATTGCGCTTAAGATCGACCCTTCTATTACGCTTAAACCGTCTCGCCGTAAGAAAAAAG ACCGACTGGGACACCATGTGGGTGATAAATTTCTGAGCTGTCAATTATGCACCAACAATTATTGCTCGAGACTTGGTGATTTGGTGTCCTACAATGAAAACACGAGATTATACACCATATATCCCGAA CAAAAGGTGGATCTGTCCAAAAGATGGTTAACCTACCCACGTGAAAGTTTATTTCCCCTGTACACAAGTAACTGCCATCAGAATCTGAACGAGTCTAATTTGCACTTTCTCGTGGAGGTATACATTGAAACGTATGGATCTAAGGCCTCGACGACTTCTGCAAAA TCGAAGATTTACCGTGCCTTTATGCGCGCTGTTTTACAGCTCGAAGATTATGGTCTAATCACAGCGTGGACgatgtacaataaaaatatgagcTTTATTTTGAAAACAGATGTAGGACATATTACGGAATTCATGTCTGGGATCATGAGAGGacaatattacattaataatggCTTATTTGTAACACGTGTTCTAT ctGTTTTGGTATCGGGAACACCACTTGCTTACAGCGATACCGGATACCTTGACCCACCGAAGGATAAAA atagcTTTTATGCATTGTGCGAAGCGGTAGAGGACAAGTATTTCCAAGACATGCCTAAAATCGCCAGAGTACGCGGCATGAGCATACAGTCGCAAGACAAAGCCACCGAGTTCACAGACGAGTTCTTTGAGGAAGTGAAGAAAGACATTG atactaAATCTTATTCCGCGCCGGCGACATGCGCTTCATCTCCAACCAAGAAGTACGGATTGGGATTGGCAAGAACTCCGTATAATCTTAAGTATTTACCAGAGAATGTACTGTTCGCTGTAACTGGGTGTTCATCCGAGAATGATTTTACTAACGTTCACTTGCCGAAAgacacagaaaaaaaagagaatgttAATATTAGCAATGAAGAATTTAAACCTGTTGAGGAAATCAAGCCTACCAAAGAAGTTgattttaa aaaGCCCGAACTGGTGGAGGAAGAGAAAATCTTTAGCAAAGTCTTAGTCAAACCACCAAATGTGCTCATTTGTACAAATTCAAGATCTCCCGATACAATAGACAacctaaaaaatttattagcgaAAGTATTGGAAGCAGATAG atacgtTATCCATATATTCGACTGGGACTACGAGCGCTGTAAAGCTTGGATGGACGAAGTTACCCTAGTTGTCCTTTGCGGAAACGCGACCGCGGAGCTTAATACTCATCTTGTGGAGTACATAATACGTGGAGGCAAACTCTTAGCGTTGTGCTCCGATATGCTGAACATTTTGCTACCGTCATTCAAGATTGCGGAAGTGCGCGAGAACGAGCTCGTCCACTTCTCGTACGGTAAATGGAAACGAGTGCGCATGATGCATCACGTTTTCTGCTATCACGCGTCCCCTTTACGAACTCGATTTTCTCAGGATCACGAAGACGCTAG agGGTTCGCGCAGAACACTCCGTCGTCGACTAGTATCAAGGATAGACGAGGAAACCTACACTCATTTGACGTGAAGGTATTagggaaggaagaaacgtggcACAGTCCAAGCATACTGCTTGCAACTTTGCCCAGCAGCGGCGGCAAAGTGGTGTTCTCCCAAATTCACTTAGAAATTGATCCGATGCAATACGAGTACGAGGAGGACAAATTCGATGTgctaaaaaaaagtaacaccGCACGTCTTGAGATAATCAGCGACCTTCTTAGTACCCATTTAGGGCTGGAGGTGAAGCGTGACACAAATCAACCGTCTATACAATTCACTCCTGGTTTCTTTTTAGGAAAATTTGAg atGAAAATGAAACTGTTTGAAAAACTGAAAAACGAAATGAATGagaataatgaattaataatagagaaaaaaattaaattctgcgCAGACAACGAAGATATGCAACTGTCAGCAATAAAGGTTCAATTTTGTACGAAAAGTGAAGACGCGCGATCACCATCGGCCACTTTTCTTCCTATCATGATGCATATGTGTCCACCTAATTTTTCAACCGTAGATTATTTTGAG aatcTTTATACAAAGGAACTAGGACGTTTAGTAATATATACGGATGTTTTATCATCGTCTATGAACGTGATTCAAGTCCCATTAGAACACGGGCTGGCGGTCATCACGCGGCAACAAACTAATGGACGAG GGCGATATTCCAATAAATGGCTTAGTCCAAAAGGTTGTGCCATGTTCACTTTGCAAGTTTATATTTCTGCAACGTCAACTGTCGGCCGTTTTATATCGATTCTTCAACACGTTACCGCTGTGGCACTTGTATCAGCTATAAGATCCATTAAAGAATACGAG GATATTGATCTCAGAATTAAGTGGCCTAACGACGTCTATATTGGAAATTCAATTAAGATTGGTGGTATAATCGTGTCTACGACGGTAGTGCACAGTCAAGCAATATTTTCTTGCAACATTG GTGCTGGCATAAATCTCTCCAATAGCAAGCCCACGTCTTGCATTAATGACGCGATTTTGCAGCATAATCAAAAATATGGTACAAAACTGGAAACGTTTAGCTTTGAGAAGTATTTGGCGCTGGTGTTTAATGAATTGGAACTTTTGTTAGATATTCTACAAAGCGGAAACACGGAACACTTCTATcaactttattataaatattggCTGCATAc gaattCTAATGTTATGGTAACGTTTATAAATGGGAGAAGGGAAAACGTTACGATATTGGGCATCGACGAGTACGGATATCTGTTGGTGCAGGGCCAAAAGGGCATGTTCACTGTACATTCCGACGAGAACACTTTCGATGTTTTTAAGGGGTTAATAGtaccaaaataa